In Macaca fascicularis isolate 582-1 chromosome 15, T2T-MFA8v1.1, one genomic interval encodes:
- the LOC102140954 gene encoding interferon alpha-8 yields MALTFYLLMALVVLSYKPFSSLGCDLPQTHSLGYRRPLVLLAQMRRISPFSCLKDRHDFELPQEEFDDKNFQKAQAISVLHEIIQQTFNLFNTKNSSAAFNETLLDEFYIELDQQLNDLESCVMQEVGVTETHLMYEDSILAVKKYFRRITLYLTEKKYSPCAWEVVRAEIMRSFSLSINLQKRLKSKE; encoded by the coding sequence ATGGCCTTGACCTTTTATTTACTGATGGCCCTAGTGGTGCTCAGCTACAAGCCATTCAGCTCTCTGGGCTGTGATCTGCCTCAGACCCACAGCCTGGGTTACAGGAGGCCCTTGGTGCTCCTGGCACAAATGAGAAGAAtctctcctttctcctgcctgaaGGACAGACATGACTTTGAATTACCCCAGGAGGAGTTTGATGACAAAAACTTCCAGAAGGCTCAAGCCATCTCTGTCCTCCATGAGATAATCCAGCAGACCTTCAACCTCTTCAACACAAAGAATTCATCTGCTGCTTTCAATGAGACCCTTCTAGATGAATTCTACATCGAACTTGACCAGCAGCTGAATGACCTGGAGTCCTGTGTGATGCAGGAAGTGGGGGTGACAGAGACTCACCTGATGTACGAGGACTCCATCCTGGCTGTGAAGAAATACTTCCGAAGAATCACTCTCTATCTGACAGAGAAGAAATACAGCccttgtgcctgggaggttgtCAGAGCAGAAATCATGAGATCCTTCTCTTTATCAATCAACTTGCAAAAAAGATTGAAGAGTAAGGAATAA